Proteins co-encoded in one Odontesthes bonariensis isolate fOdoBon6 chromosome 24, fOdoBon6.hap1, whole genome shotgun sequence genomic window:
- the LOC142374675 gene encoding testis development-related protein isoform X2: MDKDIEGEEDDEEAVTAVSKEAKVKKIMSKKEKREKKMFSSKDDEHFLLTGVKLADRKGPHKKIKDDDKEKEKKEKPEKGLCFWESVTMTMRQISPTKKLEKMEGWEPPQLENLTETGTDELPVENSQNGDLAVSLPDSISVPLEMPTWGGQGLEEDSSRYANLMDSNDSPAGVRWTARAKVKLAGISRMSRGIVSESPWGGFK, encoded by the exons gaCAAAGACATAGAAGGAGAGGAAGACGACGAGGAAGCCGTCACCGCAGTGTCCAAG GAAGCCAAGGTGAAGAAGATCATGTCCAAGAAGGAGAAGAGGGAGAAGAAAATGTTTTCCTCCAAAGACGATGAGCACTTTTTGTTGACTGGAGTGAAGCTGGCCGATCGCAAAGG GCCTCACAAGAAAATCAAGGACGATGAcaaagagaaggagaagaaggagaaacCAGAAAAGGGCCTATGTTTCTGGGAGAGCGTTACGATGACAATGAGGCAAATCTCACCCACCAAAAAACTGGAGAAGATGGAGGGTTGGGAGCCGCCACAGTTGGAGAACTTAACTGAGACTGGGACTGATGAACTTCCTGTGGAGAACAGCCAAAATGGGGACTTGGCAGTGTCCCTCCCTGACTCCATAAGTGTTCCACTCGAAATGCCAACGTGGGGGGGGCAGGGTCTGGAGGAGGACTCCTCCCGTTATGCTAACCTGATGGACTCCAATGACTCACCAGCAGGTGTGAGATGGACGGCCCGTGCCAAAGTGAAGCTGGCAGGCATCAGCAGGATGAGCAGAGGGATCGTATCTGAGAGCCCATGGGGAGGCTTTAAATAA